In the genome of Hydra vulgaris chromosome 06, alternate assembly HydraT2T_AEP, the window TTAAAAATCATGACCATATCTTTTTATCACTAAGATATATTGGgaagaaatttaaaatgtattaaaaaactaagaTTCTATTTGAGgtaatgcaatatttttttttgaaaattcttctTCAAGGCGTACCAGAGGATATTTGAGAACTTCTATACATATTTACTATGTCATTTTGAcaaagtaaaatcaaatagtGTGTAATCCTTGTCAATCTACTAGAAAGATTAAAAAGCCTACaatgtaaaaataactttaagtaaaTACTTCTTAAAACGAGTATTGAGATCAACAATGTTTACGTACAATGTTTGATGTTGAAATTGCTTTCGTTTGGTTTTATCTAAATACACTGCTCTTTTTAAGAGGTGTTTagttaaagttgtttttgctgcatattttttaaactttctagcAGAAAAAAACACCTCATTTCttgttattttgaataatattcaaaatgttgACTCAACATATTAAGTATATGACTCAAACATAATTGAGTATGATTGAACATATTGAATATGATTCAAAACAACAAGAAATCTGATGTATTGTTTTGctctaaatctttttaaaagaatgtttcttttttctttaaaatttttaaagaatttaataatttgtcttaaacttttttcactcggcgtaaaactttattataaatcaaattaaggTAATAAAACATTAGCAGCGCCAGTATAAAATTGCGGCGCCTTCGATCATCAGCAACAAGTTAAATGAATCAATATCAATAATACTGATCTGATAGATATGATTTTATAGATTTGATTTGAAATAGATTTAATTTTACTGACATAATTTTagcaaaacttttattatttaaaatctaaaacttttaaatgatgCAATTATGTATAAGAGTGACTactaataaatttagaaaacttACTTTGAATGAGCTTGTAATAAgcttgtaatatattttattaagatattgtttcttataaaagacgtcctctaaaaaataactatttaggTTTTATAAACCTTacctaaattttcttttaaactcatttctctctctcttttttataaaaacatttttacaaactcAAACCCTAATAGTTGGGGATGAAACAATACTTAAGTTAcgaaaaaaaaatctggaaaaaattttatgattccatagatatataaaacaatttatttagttatcAAGGTACTTTACGATTAACaccaaaatataattttaacgcTTATAAATGTACAGAAAACCTACGactttttaaagtcaaaaaaaagttgaaatgaCAATGTTGCCACCTGTAGAAAACGCTCACCCGGCAGATGTACGTTGGGTTTAAATACGTTAAAAGGTTAGCTTTGCCTAcagcatattttaaaaattccacgatgatattattttatgatctatagcatttaaatattatacatgAACGTTTTTATGTTGCAAAtgtacatacaaaaaaaaaaaaaagaggatgAAATAAGGGTGTATCACATATCCTATCTTTAGATATATTACGTATCCTACCCCTTAAGGTTGGAAAttatatgaataatatatatatatatatatatatatatatatatatatatatatatatatatatatatatatatatatacacagagcCGTAACCACCAGCTTATTTTCTTGAGATACTTCTCTGAGCTCTGCAATAGGTGTacctaaaaactaatttaaaaaggtttgttttagttattacaagttattaatttcaaatttttttttgatcgtaactctccccccccccccttttttttatcaaaaacccTCACcctctttaatattttttacttttttttactttttttatcaaaaacccTCTACCCTCTTTAATATCAAAATTGTGGTTACGGctctgatatatatttaattttaacaaagtttttttattgtaggtgATTTACGTACAGGGTTTTGACGGTTTGAACTCTGATTAGTTCAAACCGTCTTTtgaggtaaaaattttttacttctgAATATTTCGGTTTTATAAATGCGATGTGGTGGTAAGTTACTAATAAAAAGAAAGACATGACCCCGCAATTATATAGCTTGTCGTTCGTTAGTCTTCGCTTACGTTATGCTAACTCGCTAAAGCAATGTTAAAtcgtattaaatttaaaaaagaactttataaaatatgggagcgtaaaataaataaaataaatataaatttttacttgttttttttagtttatatatttctttaacatcTTAGATTTTAAACAATGTCATTAACTATGATTTATcgatttaatatattaaatattaaattatttcattttcaatatttttgaattgggtttgttttttcaacaatttcttaCTTTGTTGGCTACCATGTTTTTAATACTGTGGTGGTtgatgcaaattaaaaaaagaaactttgttttttaacttattagagaaaaataattttttttatttttttttagatttatcaaCTTGATATATTTAAGATTCTGCGTACAAGAAATATCCAAATGCAGAAATCTGGggcacaaaaaagaaaagaaaaaaagaaatgcataTACAATGAAAGAAAAGGAATACAGACACTGTTTCAATTAGGTGTAAAAAAGCAACgattgaattaaaaacaattactgaATATGAATTAGAAACAAATCctgatttaaatttagtaaaaaagaaaaatgaaaatggcATTCATAAACAATATAGCCATCGCAAAAATGAAATAGCAactagtaaaaaaacaaaaaaaaagatcataaaaAGAGTAATGGGCATAGAAAATGCTATCAAGCACGGTGTGAATCAGAACGAAGACTTTCAATGCAAGGCggtattgataattttattgaagCATCAATTAGAGTGGAATTGGAACAATGGTACCAAATTTTGAGAAGAATTATTGATGCTATCCTTTTCTTAGAAGAACGGAGTCTTGCTTTTAAGGGATCTTCGCAACGCATTAGTGTCTCAAATAATGGAAACTTTTTAGGTCTGATAGAGTTGCTTTCTAACAGGAACCCTACTCTAAAGGAACACGTTCTAAAAATAGCTGAGTCACAAAAAAAGGGCGAAAGACTGCAAGTACGTTACCTCTCAAATGATTCCCAAAATGAGTTTATTGCAAAATGTTCTGATCTTGTTAAGCAGCATGTTTTGGACAAAAGACATTCTGCAAAGTAATACGCAATAACTGAAGGTTCTACAACAGATTTGTAACATGTTgagcaaacaaaaatttattttacgtTACCTAGTTTGCCATGAATCGCGATATGAAATTTCAGAAGGGTTTTTGAAATTTGTAGATTGATAGTGacaaaaatggttttaaaattgcTCAAATAATTTCAAAAGCGTTAGAAAGTAATGCTTTCCCACTTGCTAATTGTAGGGCTCAAAGTTATGACAATGCGCCAAATATGTCTGGCGAATACAAGGGGCACAAGCTATAATGAAAGAACAGTCTCCTACTGCTATGTTAGCTCACCTTCTATGTGTAAAGCTGGCTTTGGAAGACTTGCTCCAACTAAATCTTACTCCAAAAACTAGAAACGAGATTCGTGAAGCAATTTGTTATATCATTACCTTTACCTGGATCATAATGTCAGTTGTGTGACACATAATATTAATTCCCATTATTCCCAGTAACGCGACTTTAGATATGGAAGTTTCAAATATAGAAAGCTTGTTTTCACAACTAGCTGCTATTTGTAACAGTTGGAAAGCAATGTGGATTGAAGCTAAGCTTGTTGCATGTAGCCttgatatagaaataaaattatttagaaaagataGCAGAAAACAATTCCACGATAAAAATGTGAGTAAAACGAGTGAGGTAAATCTCCCTTAGATGGTATGTAAATCTCCCTTAGATTCCCAATTACGAAAGGAAATTTTTTATGTAGAATTAGATAATGTTATTGGAGGACTTATAGTTTGTTTTAGCGCCGCAAGACAGATTTCTGAAACCTTCAGCTTTCTTTGGAGCTACCAAAAAATGTCAAAGGAGAAATTAATACATGAGGCAGCTAATTTTGcgaaaaaatattctaaagatATAGTCAGTGAAGACTTTGTGCAAGAAATGAAAGACATAACAATGATTCACAAAGTGAATTTTGGGACAAAACATTTGAGTGCAATggaaatattaaattctttgaCAGAGTGCAAACTAGAAAGTATATTTCCAAACCTCAGTGTCAATTTGAGGATATTTCTTTCAACACCAGCAACAGTAGCATCACCAGAAAAGAGCTTCATCAAgcttaaacttgttaaaaattatcttaGATCTACCATGAGTCAGGATTGCCTTAACAACCTGGCTAGGCTAAGCACTGAGTCTGAAATTGCAAAACATATAGACTTTGTTACAGTAATACGTAATTTTGCATAGGAAAAGACACGCAAGGTAACcttgctttaataaaattgttctatttaacattatttctatcatatatatgtataacaaaAATGGCGGGAGGGACGGGTGGGGGTTTAGAGGACCTAAAAAGATAATTACATCAGTACATTTTTATCCTCTCCATAGTCCTGCccttaaaatagcaaatttcACAACATTTGACCAtttttggtataattttttaccctcaaaaaaatactttcctaccttaaaaaaagtaagataTGTGATACACcctaaagatttaaatttgtacttttttttttagtttgtatgTTCCATATTGGTAATGTTAATCTACActaacacaaaaatttttataaaaaggtaatttttgtttaagtcaGCAATGATCTAGGGTAGAGCGGGGCAGATCGGGACAGTGGTGCATAAAGAGACAGTTATGCCTGAAGCCTTATATCtaagctaaaaataattttctgataaaataatttacattattgGGCTTCATTATTGTCAAGAATTTAATTTGAGAATTACCAAAAGGCATTAAAAGTACCAAAATGCATCAGAAAGATAGCGAAAAACAAAGTTTGCATATTTTCTTAAGCGATACAATGACAAAAAATTTGTCTTGaactatttataaaagatttatgtcTTCAGACACTAATTTTTATCCAAGCCTGGTTTTAAAAAGTATCTGGCATTGAATTTTTTGTATAGtattaatttcagtaaaatgaACTTTGTGGGAAATAACGGGACAACAAGTTATATATACGTATTGACTATATTACTACCATTTCGAAATGCTTTTTACAGTTTGATGATTGaattaatctaaaatattattttcattatttagaaAAGCAATATCAGTAACAAATTCAAagaaattgttgtttttataactttgattattatttaatgtaaacaacgatggtaagaaattatataagaaagatCAATCATCCAAAATTTCAGCTGTGAGTAAAAAGgaacttaaaattgaaaagctGCTGACACAAGTGGGGTATTGAAATTTTCTCTACATTGACATATTGTTAATAAACCAGCTCATCAAAAATATTGCCAAataattacatacatacatacatacatacatacatacatacatacatacatacatacatacatacatacatacttacataaatacatacatacatacatacatacatacatacatacatacatacatacatacatacatacatacatacatacatacatacatacatacatacatacatacatacatacatacatacatacatacatacatacatacatacatacatacatacatacatacttgaACCCGAAGTTGTCTAGTTgctattttagatttattttttatctttatgtgAAGCGGATGATTTGGGATCGTAAAATGTCAATCTACGTATCAGTGTTTTCgatatgttttgtttttgcgATTTCTGAACTAATACCTATAGATTTTAGCTTTTAGATGTATTTGGTGCATTTCGTACTTTATTTTGATAGTGCTTACGCACAGTAACGGTGCGCTATGGATCAATTGACTAATTCCAATGTTTCGGTATATTGTTACTAGTATTTCGCTATGAaagtctagtttttttaaacttctaattAGGTACTGAGCTGAGGAAATTTTAGGCTTGATACGCTGCCATTGTTGGTTAGTGtttgtttctatatttaaatcCAATCCTAGGTATTTATACGATGTTACAAATTCGAGAAATTTAGAGTTGATGGAAACAATTGGTGGTGGGTGAGTGTCAAGTTTGTTACGAGGTATGcttatatttttgcattttgttatgtttaataacattttgtttttgatgcACCAGTTATTAACTTTGTTGCAAATTTGGTCTGGTTGGGTTGAGTGGGCTTGGTCTCCAACAATTTATACAAAGATGTCATTAGCAAATTTGCGCAGTTCAGTATTGCAatcaaatatattgtttattgtaTAAGTACGAAGAGTACACTGCCTTGAATGACTCCAGCTTCCAGAGGTCGCCATTCTGTTGCTATGCCATCAGTATAAATTTGCTGATATCTGGTCTGTATGTAAGATGCAATACAGGAAATAAGCCATTTAGGGAGGTATATTGATAACTTGGTAAAAAGAAGCTCGTGTTAACGACGTCAAAGGCTTAAGAAAAGTCAAAGaatattacaattaaatttttctttttgtctttAGCAAGATGTCAGTCTTCTATAACACATCCAATTGCATCCATGGTGTTTTTACCTGGTAAGTAGCCATATTGCTTGTTGTTTTCTAAGATGGTGTGAGTATGGTGGATGATAAATTTGGCGACAACTCATTCTATTGTCTAGCAGAGATGAGGTATGAGAAAGATTGGACGGAAGTTTGACCAGTTTCTTGGGTTTGGTAATTTAGCGATAGGTGTTATGTTTGCAAGTTTCCATCGATAAGACGTAAATGAGTGAGACAAACACTGGTTAAACAGAAGACTTAGAATATCGGGATTTCAAGACAAACGCATTTGAGTAGTTTCGGGAAGGTCTGGTTGGGTTCAGGTGATccttgttttaagtttttttaaagatttaaaacgATGCCTCTAGTAAAAAGTAAGAGTACATTTTGGTTGTTCGATTTGATTATAAAGCGAGATATGTCCGGCTACTTTGAGTCATTCCAGACACTGTAAAAACCTTCGTTTAAATGATGATTTGCTTAACCTGTATCAATGGATTAAGTTTTCGAGGCTTTTTTAGTAatcgataaaaaatatataggtttAATTAAAGTGgaggtattttataataaaacacaaaaaaaaaaattattttagttgttatatCTTTTTTGTGGTGTATGGGCGTGTAGTTTATCTAGatatgttacttttttgagAGTTTAATGTCTTGACACgtttagctttaatttttttatcatttttaaagttttacaattaacaaataacTGCTGTTTTTTAACTGTCCCGTTTTACCCCATCCacttgcaaaatgtaaaaaattttctagtcaAGAGTTTTGTTACTTTGGTTGTCCTagcttatttgtaaaaaattttttttcttatacaaattaattttagaaaatttttttaaaaaagtgttaacTAAGATTAGTTTATCCGCCACATTTATTTCTTAGGTGTCCCTGTAGGCCCTGCTCTACCCGACATAATATTTTACACTTATGCCAGATACAAGAATAGAGAtgcaaaaaaaacgtttttgttttgcatCACGATTcttgtattctttttgttttttcaaaaaacagcTTTTTTGCAACTATATAGTTGTAACTATATCAACTACGTCATTGTTGTCGCTGAGACTATTTTATAcctattttaatctaaaactaTTCAAATgctaaaaatagttaaaatattactttgcaaataaaaaagatgcACAACAAAGTTTTAGCTTGATTAGcctgattttttgtttgtttactttgctttacctttttataaaaagccTTTGCTCCTCTTTCATGAACTTTTAAcactattttcattatttaaatcaaaatgtttttaaaattttttaaaatacttttttaaaacttttaaaacgcaCCCTTGGCCCGTTTACTTCAGGTAATAGAAAGCAATTAGTTAAAGTTATTATTCTTTGTTAATCGTTTAATTCTTCAAAACCACAcctttttgattgttttaaaaatatcttttttataaaaacctaattttaaagTGTATTTTTGAACAAACTCAAGTCTAAAGCCGGCCACgcctaataaaaaatcttttattttatgctaaCACCTAAACTGCTTTATAATaatgaagtttaaaaacaactaaaatattttattttaaaaaggaatTTGAGCCATacacttattaaaaacataaattaaaattaaaaaattgcagtaAAATATTACagcatttggaaaaaaataaaaaatttaaattaagttttagatAACCTAAtattcaacaaaaattaaaaaacgaatatttttatttctaatatcacacaaattatattataatataaaataaatgatacacatttaaattaattatataatataaaggtatctaaaacacaaatatttattaGCCAAATCCATATAAACTCAGATCTATGAAATTCATGGCAACGGAGATCTTACAACTCGATCATTTATTGGTTGTGTATATCGAAAGTTATTTGTAATCGTCGAGGAATCAGATTGACGTTGAAACTTATAGCAGTTATGTTGTTCCCATTCTTCTCGAGGATTATTTTTGCTCATTCTTTCAAGTTGATTAAGAGAAATACGTACAATATCTGGAAGAACCGTCCAGGTTACATTTTCAGTAAGAGGAGGCATTGTTAGTGATCCAGGATACGTAAAGTAATGGTTTAGATTTTTAGGAAACAGAAGATAAGGGTCTACATTGAATGAAGCACTATTGTTCATATAAGGAACTTTATCAAACATCTCAAGAAACACTTCAAATTCTTTGTTGTCTTCGTACTTTTCATTTGCATCCATAAGTATACCAATGACAGCTAAACCATCAGGATTTGCGATAGCTTCATTTTCTGTCTGGTATAAATCGGTATTCCAATGAACTGCATGAAATTCGGCTGCGTATCTTTTTCCGTCAATAGTATGCTCGCAACCAAGTTCGCATTTACCTTTGTGAACTTCTCCCCAGTGAAAATGCATTTCACGAAAAGCATAGTTGTGTACCAACCCCGCTCCAGTTAAAGTGATTGCATTAACGTTGTCAgctttaaatgaaatattcCATCCAATGTTTGTTACatgaactaaaatattttgacGATCTAAATTTAAAGGGGTTAGGCTTTCGTCATGTTGCACattttttgtatcaatattaatcggagattgtcttgttttttttgaatttaaaaacttccaaatttttttccaatgctGAGAAACTTGAGCTTGCGACGAATCCCACAAAAGGCCACTAGGATAATCGGAAGATTCAAcctcattttctttttttttagtatcttttgtcattctaataaaaaattttgttgtatcataaattattaatttgataatctaactatttaaatattgtacTTTTCTGTGCGTGAACTAACTTCGTTTGCCAAagagttattattaattttattgattactttatttctatattatatttataactcaaaaaataatttataaatgttaaggAATTACGTTGTCAAAGTAACGCCattgtttaaaagataatttttatatgcatgACTAAGTAACTTTATTTAGTTAACTTAATTTCTATTGAAAAGGATAAGATTGGAATCCCATTCGTAGTATTTCCAAAGGAAAGACAACAGTGGATTACTTATAGCGCAACTCTTGATTCAATAAGATTATTTCAAATTTGGGTTTTGACATTTTGAATTACGTGAcgaaattgtttaaaatcaaCATGACGCTAGATCAACATGATTCTAAGAAGATAATaaacaaatagatttttttaaaaaagtaataagaatGCATTGCTGTTAATATCGTTTtcagaaaactttattttttgactgGATAATGCTTAATAGGCCAAGTAAAatccttatttttttcaagcatCACAAAAAGTAACCGTATTTGTTGAAGACTGAGTTTTTCTTTAGCATGCCAGGAAAACTAAT includes:
- the LOC100215695 gene encoding carbonic anhydrase 1 isoform X3, which gives rise to MTKDTKKKENEVESSDYPSGLLWDSSQAQVSQHWKKIWKFLNSKKTRQSPINIDTKNVQHDESLTPLNLDRQNILVHVTNIGWNISFKADNVNAITLTGAGLVHNYAFREMHFHWGEVHKGKCELGCEHTIDGKRYAAEFHAVHWNTDLYQTENEAIANPDGLAVIGILMDANEKYEDNKEFEVFLEMFDKVPYMNNSASFNVDPYLLFPKNLNHYFTYPGSLTMPPLTENVTWTVLPDIVRISLNQLERMSKNNPREEWEQHNCYKFQRQSDSSTITNNFRYTQPINDRVVRSPLP